From the genome of Miscanthus floridulus cultivar M001 chromosome 10, ASM1932011v1, whole genome shotgun sequence, one region includes:
- the LOC136490279 gene encoding 2-alkenal reductase (NADP(+)-dependent)-like, producing the protein MASISGDEKAEAVVQNKKVALRRYVTGLPTEEDMEIVVDTISLRVPAGQTAVLVKNLYLSCDPWMRDRMSKHDDSDPTVLAPDFVIGEAMVNFGVGKVIDTTHPEFAAGDLVWGMSGWEEYTLITQTEYLNKINHSELPLSYYTGVLGMPGLTAYSCFFELGKPKKGDIVFVSAASGAVGQVVGQLAKISGCYVVASAVSDEKVSLLKIKFGYDDAFNYKSETDLGAALKRCLPDGIDSVGGATLDAALLQMRHGGRVAVCGMISQYGLEEPYGVRNLYSIIGKTIRVEGFNVNGYFHLYPRFEEEMAGYIKDGKVTIVEDVVEGIGSAPAALIGLFSGKNVGKQLVAIAGA; encoded by the exons ATGGCGAGCATCAGCGGCGACGAGAAGGCGGAAGCGGTGGTGCAGAACAAGAAGGTGGCACTAAGGAGGTACGTCACCGGGCTCCCCACCGAAGAGGATATGGAGATCGTCGTGGACACTATCAGTCTGCGTGTGCCGGCGGGGCAGACAGCCGTTCTGGTCAAGAACCTCTACCTGTCCTGCGATCCCTGGATGCGTGACCGCATGAGCAAGCACGATGACAGCGACCCCACCGTGCTCGCCCCGGATTTTGTCATTGGAGAG GCCATGGTCAATTTCGGTGTGGGCAAGGTGATCGACACAACGCACCCAGAGTTCGCcgccggcgacctcgtctggGGCATGAGTGGATGGGAGGAATACACACTCATCACCCAGACGGAATACCTGAACAAGATCAACCACAGCGAGCTGCCGCTCTCCTACTACACGGGGGTTCTTG GCATGCCCGGTCTCACTGCATATTCCTGCTTTTTCGAGCTTGGGAAGCCAAAGAAGGGCGACATCGTGTTCGTCTCGGCGGCGTCAGGTGCCGTCGGGCAGGTCGTAGGGCAGCTCGCCAAGATCTCCGGTTGCTACGTGGTCGCCAGCGCCGTCTCCGACGAGAAGGTCAGTCTCCTGAAGATCAAGTTCGGCTACGACGACGCCTTCAACTACAAGTCCGAGACCGACCTCGGTGCGGCGCTCAAGCGGTGCCTTCCCGACGGCATCGACAGCGTGGGTGGCGCGACGCTGGACGCGGCGCTGCTGCAGATGCGGCACGGTGGCAGGGTCGCCGTCTGCGGCATGATCTCGCAGTACGGTTTGGAGGAGCCGTACGGCGTGCGCAACCTGTACAGCATCATCGGCAAGACCATCCGGGTGGAGGGGTTCAACGTTAATGGCTACTTCCATCTGTACCCGAGGTTTGAGGAGGAGATGGCTGGCTACATCAAGGACGGGAAGGTCACCATCGTGGAGGACGTCGTCGAGGGCATCGGCAGCGCACCGGCAGCTCTGATCGGATTGTTCTCTGGAAAAAATGTAGGGAAGCAGTTGGTTGCGATTGCAGGGGCATGA